The genomic stretch AGAACTTATGGCAACCTATCTGGCTTCGCAGAGAACTCGTTTCACTCGAAACGAAGACGTAAAAAAGCAATGGATTATGATTGATGCTGAGGGCGAAACCCTTGGCCGCCTGGCCGGTCGCCTTGCCCACCGCCTGCGCGGCAAGCATCGCGCCGACTACGCGCCTCATCAGGATATTGGCGATCAGATCATCGTAGTCAATGCCGGACGGATGAAGACCACCGGCAAGAAGATGGAGCAGAAGGTCTACTACAAGCACTCGCTCTATCCGGGCGGACTGAAAACGGCTAATCTGCGGGCGCGGATGAATGAGAATCCGGTCTTTGTACTGGAGACCGCCGTAAAGCGCATGCTGCCAAAGGGACCGCTGGGCCGTAAGCTGATGCGAAACATTCGCATATTTGCTGATGCCGAGCACCCGCACAAGGCGCAGCAGGCGGAGCGCTGGAAGCCTGTATTCAAGTAAGAGCAATTTAAAGCAGAGCGGATTGAGAAGTTAATACCATGGCAAAAGATATCTTCACTGTAGGTCGTCGGAAAAACGCCATTGCGCGGGTCAAACTGTCGCCAGGCAAGGGCGAACTACTGATCAACGGCCGCAAGCCAGAGGAGTACTTCCGCGTTGGCCGTATGCTGAGTCAGGCTACTGAGGGTCTGCGTCTGACTGGCAGCGGCGAAAAGTATGATCTGCATGTCTATGTTCAAGGCGGCGGCATCAGCGGCCAGGCCGGCGCGGTCCGCATGGGAATCGCTCGAGCGCTGCAGCTGCACGATCAATCGCTGCGCGCCCCCCTGAAAAAAGCCGGTATGCTGATGCGCGACTCGCGGATGGTGGAGCGCAAAAAATACGGCCTGCATAAAGCGCGGCGCGGAACGCAATTCTCCAAGCGCTAATTGGATCTGGACGGCTCGCAGCCAGGCGCTGCAGTCTATTTGTGATCGAGCAACTCGATGGGGCGCCAGTCCTGCGGCGGCGGGACTTCGCGCCATTGCAGCGCCCGACGCAGATAGATCTCCGACACTGGATCAAAATCGCGGGCAATGATCGCTTCAAATCGCTCGGCGGCCTCTTTGAATTGACCGCGTCGGTAGAGCTTTACCGCTTCCAGGTAGTCTGGCATCAATGCCCGTCGTCGTGCAACAGCTGAATCCGGTTCGGCGTCCAGTATTTCATAGATCTTTACGTCGTCGCGTTTGCCTTTGACCTGCACCTGATCGACAAAGCGGAAGCTGAAATCGCCTCGAACTTGTAGCGCTTCGATGGTTTCTTCGCTGACCAGAATATTGACGCCGTAGTACTTGGTGAGGCCTTCCATACGCGAAGCCAGATTGACCGCGTCGGAAATGACGGTCGTATCCATTCTTTGCTCTTCGCCCACGGTGCCCAGCATCAGCGCTCCAGTGTGGATGCCGACGCCAATCTTGAGCGGCTGGTAGCCGGCCCGCTGGCGCTGCACATTGTAGCTGCGCACTTCTCGAACCATG from Leptospirales bacterium encodes the following:
- the rpsI gene encoding 30S ribosomal protein S9; the protein is MAKDIFTVGRRKNAIARVKLSPGKGELLINGRKPEEYFRVGRMLSQATEGLRLTGSGEKYDLHVYVQGGGISGQAGAVRMGIARALQLHDQSLRAPLKKAGMLMRDSRMVERKKYGLHKARRGTQFSKR
- the rplM gene encoding 50S ribosomal protein L13, with amino-acid sequence MATYLASQRTRFTRNEDVKKQWIMIDAEGETLGRLAGRLAHRLRGKHRADYAPHQDIGDQIIVVNAGRMKTTGKKMEQKVYYKHSLYPGGLKTANLRARMNENPVFVLETAVKRMLPKGPLGRKLMRNIRIFADAEHPHKAQQAERWKPVFK